The following coding sequences lie in one Pueribacillus theae genomic window:
- a CDS encoding helix-turn-helix transcriptional regulator — protein sequence MRGDRLVSILLLLQTHGRMTAKELAEKLEVSERTIYRDMDALSGAGIPVFADRGKNGGWSLLEGYRTTLTGLKEAEIRALFVPSSEQLIDDLGLTHSSEEARNKLIASLPSIYRENAKDMWNRIHIDTSTWRGRKEKIASFEVLKDAIWKKNKLKINYQRADGNMLNRIVNPLGLVAKGSRWYFIASKDNGDIRNYRASRIQSAVAMDDTFERPENFNLAQHWKSSTEAFLENLPKCEVCVEVAPSILPRLTFTGRFVQIVEIGTKGQGDWIPVKLSFDTEEEALGYILGFADQIRVVKPEELHDKIVKMAKSVVASYKQKM from the coding sequence ATGAGAGGGGATCGGTTAGTATCAATTCTTTTGCTATTGCAGACACATGGACGAATGACGGCAAAGGAACTGGCTGAAAAGTTAGAGGTTTCCGAGCGGACTATTTATCGGGATATGGATGCCTTAAGCGGTGCCGGTATACCAGTTTTTGCCGATCGGGGAAAAAATGGAGGCTGGTCTTTACTTGAAGGCTATCGTACAACTTTAACGGGGTTAAAAGAAGCTGAAATCCGCGCCTTATTTGTACCGTCTTCCGAACAATTGATTGATGACCTGGGCTTGACCCATAGTTCAGAAGAAGCAAGAAATAAACTAATCGCTTCACTGCCTTCAATTTACCGGGAAAATGCGAAAGACATGTGGAACCGCATTCATATCGATACGAGTACATGGCGCGGACGAAAAGAAAAAATCGCATCCTTCGAAGTTCTGAAAGATGCCATATGGAAAAAAAATAAACTGAAAATCAACTATCAACGGGCAGACGGAAACATGCTGAACCGTATTGTTAATCCACTTGGACTAGTAGCCAAGGGAAGCCGCTGGTATTTTATTGCTTCAAAAGATAACGGTGATATCCGAAATTACAGGGCATCGCGTATTCAATCTGCTGTGGCGATGGATGACACTTTTGAAAGGCCAGAAAACTTTAATCTGGCTCAACATTGGAAATCCTCAACAGAGGCCTTTTTAGAGAACCTGCCGAAATGTGAAGTGTGTGTAGAAGTTGCCCCGTCTATTTTACCGAGACTTACATTCACCGGCCGATTTGTTCAAATAGTTGAAATTGGAACGAAAGGTCAAGGTGATTGGATACCTGTTAAACTCTCTTTTGACACAGAAGAGGAAGCCTTAGGCTATATATTGGGATTTGCCGATCAAATAAGGGTGGTAAAACCCGAAGAATTACATGATAAAATTGTTAAAATGGCTAAATCCGTGGTGGCCTCTTATAAACAGAAAATGTGA